Proteins encoded together in one Microcaecilia unicolor chromosome 3, aMicUni1.1, whole genome shotgun sequence window:
- the KDM8 gene encoding bifunctional peptidase and arginyl-hydroxylase JMJD5 isoform X1 codes for MHQVKRGTDIVHVVRSGISLQILHRDPSENEGGSGPNQGAWMKTGDGQEGEPQKDMNSLWSEVKEVLPRTREGIQFDFGETVNNSVIYLLQQARDLLYEEGEDVCLPVSDMIIDFSWERLNSGTWRDVDKEWRQVYSYGCLFKAVCLCRKEGALEEAMRICDMGLLMGASILDNVLLRVVRIFQNHLACGKRIAGEGADDGCNRKKMKCDPLPVPLLKCESLIPQLHRPSLEHFKENYLIPQQPVLLNGITGHWPCMKKWSLAYIREVAGCRMVPVELGSRYTDEEWSQTLMTVNEFIDKYIEDQQSGVGYLAQHQLFDQIPELKQDICIPDYCCLGEEDEEDITINAWFGPAGTISPLHQDPQQNFLTQAVGKKYIRLYSPGETENVYPHETHILHNTSQVDVEIPDLEKFPKFAEATYKECILTPGQVLFIPVKYWHYVRALDVSFSVSFWWS; via the exons ATGCACCAGGTGAAACGGGGAACGGACATTGTCCACGTGGTTAGATCGGGGATCTCGTTGCAGATTCTGCACCGGGACCCGAGTGAGAACGAGGGAGGCTCCGGTCCAAACCAAGGAgcttggatgaaaacaggagacggg CAAGAAGGAGAGCCACAGAAAGATATGAACTCTCTCTGGTCCGAAGTGAAGGAAGTGCTGCCAAGAACCAGAGAAGGAATACAGTTTGATTTTGGTGAGACGGTGAATAACAGCGTGATATATTTACTGCAGCAAGCTAGAGACCTGCTGTATGAGGAAGGTGAGGATGTGTGCTTGCCGGTTAGTGACATGATAATAGACTTCTCATGGGAGAGACTGAACAGTGGTACCTGGAGAGATGTGGACAAGGAATGGAGGCAAGTCTATTCTTACGGCTGCCTTTTTAAGGCTGTGTGCCTTTGCCGCAAGGAAGGTGCGCTGGAAGAAGCAATGAGGATCTGTGATATGGGACTACTGATGGGAGCATCCATTTTGGATAATGTTCTTCTTAGAGTTGTACGTATTTTCCAAAACCATCTTGCGTGTGGGAAAAGGATTGCTGGGGAAGGAGCTGATGATGGCTGtaatagaaagaaaatgaagTGTGATCCTCTCCCAGTTCCTCTGCTGAAGTGTGAGTCATTGATTCCACAGCTTCACAGGCCTTCTCTGGAACACTTCAAGGAGAATTACTTGATCCCTCAACAGCCTGTGCTTTTGAACGGAATAACTGGGCATTGGCCTTGCATGAAGAAATGGAGTCTAGCTTACATACGGGAAGTAGCTGGGTGCCGAATGGTGCCGGTGGAACTCGGTTCCAGATATACCGATGAAGAATGGTCCCAGACCCTCATGACAGTCAATGAATTTATTGATAAGTATATAGAGGATCAGCAGAGCGGTGTTGGGTATCTGGCCCAGCATCAGCTTTTTGATCAGATACCAGAACTAAAGCAGGATATTTGCATTCCAGACTACTGCTGCCTTGGCGAAGAGGACGAAGAGGACATTACTATCAATGCTTGGTTTGGCCCAGCAGGAACTATCTCACCACTTCATCAAGATCCACAGCAAAACTTCTTAACGCAAGCTGTAGGGAAAAAATACATCCGTCTTTATTCCCCTGGTgaaacagaaaatgtatacccACACGAAACCCATATTCTTCACAATACCAGTCAGGTGGACGTGGAAATCCCAGACTTGGAGAAGTTCCCAAAGTTTGCAGAAGCCACATATAAAGAATGTATTTTGACACCTGGGCAAGTTTTGTTTATTCCAGTTAAATACTGGCATTATGTGCGAGCTCTTGATGTCAGTTTTTCTGTCAGTTTTTGGTGGTCATGA
- the KDM8 gene encoding bifunctional peptidase and arginyl-hydroxylase JMJD5 isoform X2 — MNSLWSEVKEVLPRTREGIQFDFGETVNNSVIYLLQQARDLLYEEGEDVCLPVSDMIIDFSWERLNSGTWRDVDKEWRQVYSYGCLFKAVCLCRKEGALEEAMRICDMGLLMGASILDNVLLRVVRIFQNHLACGKRIAGEGADDGCNRKKMKCDPLPVPLLKCESLIPQLHRPSLEHFKENYLIPQQPVLLNGITGHWPCMKKWSLAYIREVAGCRMVPVELGSRYTDEEWSQTLMTVNEFIDKYIEDQQSGVGYLAQHQLFDQIPELKQDICIPDYCCLGEEDEEDITINAWFGPAGTISPLHQDPQQNFLTQAVGKKYIRLYSPGETENVYPHETHILHNTSQVDVEIPDLEKFPKFAEATYKECILTPGQVLFIPVKYWHYVRALDVSFSVSFWWS, encoded by the coding sequence ATGAACTCTCTCTGGTCCGAAGTGAAGGAAGTGCTGCCAAGAACCAGAGAAGGAATACAGTTTGATTTTGGTGAGACGGTGAATAACAGCGTGATATATTTACTGCAGCAAGCTAGAGACCTGCTGTATGAGGAAGGTGAGGATGTGTGCTTGCCGGTTAGTGACATGATAATAGACTTCTCATGGGAGAGACTGAACAGTGGTACCTGGAGAGATGTGGACAAGGAATGGAGGCAAGTCTATTCTTACGGCTGCCTTTTTAAGGCTGTGTGCCTTTGCCGCAAGGAAGGTGCGCTGGAAGAAGCAATGAGGATCTGTGATATGGGACTACTGATGGGAGCATCCATTTTGGATAATGTTCTTCTTAGAGTTGTACGTATTTTCCAAAACCATCTTGCGTGTGGGAAAAGGATTGCTGGGGAAGGAGCTGATGATGGCTGtaatagaaagaaaatgaagTGTGATCCTCTCCCAGTTCCTCTGCTGAAGTGTGAGTCATTGATTCCACAGCTTCACAGGCCTTCTCTGGAACACTTCAAGGAGAATTACTTGATCCCTCAACAGCCTGTGCTTTTGAACGGAATAACTGGGCATTGGCCTTGCATGAAGAAATGGAGTCTAGCTTACATACGGGAAGTAGCTGGGTGCCGAATGGTGCCGGTGGAACTCGGTTCCAGATATACCGATGAAGAATGGTCCCAGACCCTCATGACAGTCAATGAATTTATTGATAAGTATATAGAGGATCAGCAGAGCGGTGTTGGGTATCTGGCCCAGCATCAGCTTTTTGATCAGATACCAGAACTAAAGCAGGATATTTGCATTCCAGACTACTGCTGCCTTGGCGAAGAGGACGAAGAGGACATTACTATCAATGCTTGGTTTGGCCCAGCAGGAACTATCTCACCACTTCATCAAGATCCACAGCAAAACTTCTTAACGCAAGCTGTAGGGAAAAAATACATCCGTCTTTATTCCCCTGGTgaaacagaaaatgtatacccACACGAAACCCATATTCTTCACAATACCAGTCAGGTGGACGTGGAAATCCCAGACTTGGAGAAGTTCCCAAAGTTTGCAGAAGCCACATATAAAGAATGTATTTTGACACCTGGGCAAGTTTTGTTTATTCCAGTTAAATACTGGCATTATGTGCGAGCTCTTGATGTCAGTTTTTCTGTCAGTTTTTGGTGGTCATGA